The Scleropages formosus chromosome 15, fSclFor1.1, whole genome shotgun sequence genomic sequence GCTGTCAAAGAATGCAACTCATACAATGCCGTTTCtatgagaaaagcgtctgctaagtgaataaatataaatgtgttcaGCTGTTGAAAAACAAACCCTCCCCCGGTTTCTGTACCAAAATGAGTCTAAAGCGTTCAAGTATAGATGCTAGTCTCTGAAATGAGTATGCAGCTACAGAGTAGATTGAGAATGAGTTCTATTAGACCAGTGCTGTTGTCTAAATACTCCTGATACCATCCCTGACACAGCCTTCACCTTCGCCCTAACACCAGCATGCCGCCCTCACGCATCCATCTCATTCAGCGATCAGCATCCTCGTTTTTGTACACGCACGGATGCATTGATTAActgcaaattaattatttttgatttttttttaacttttctgcCTTCATCAGATTTCCTGTAATCAGAAATTTTCTAAACAAATTAATCAAGAATTGAAGtttgagaaacttttttttttttttttttcccctttccctgCAGCATCTGTACTCAGTCCGAATGGTGACGGTTTTGTTGTTATGGAAATGACACTACGCCCTAGGGttttctgctcttctgcttAAGATGGGtgtggtgtgttggtgtgtgtggtgttcatGTTCGTGTTCCCGCCATCTAAACCCCAGAGGACGTGATGGACTTTGCCAAGGCAGCAGTCGGTCTTACTGCTCCTTACCGCGGCCCGTATCACACTCAAGACTAGCGTACGTGTGCAGTTGCTCTCGAGGGTATAATCACTCCATTAGCGAAGGCGTTCGGCGTCACACTCCTCAACTTGATGTTTACCCGTCATCCCTCGTGACCGTTGCTGAGATTATAAAGAGCGGCGTGTCCTGCCCCTTTGTTGCCGCTCTCTTGTAAAGGTCATATCCTTTTCACAGAATGTGGCAGATCAGACACACCCATGTCAGAGAGGCTTTGGGGAAGCGATCTGTGGCATTTGCAGCAACGCCCCTGCTTTGACTGCCCGAGGTTCTAATGCTGTACTGACTCGTCTGTTTTCGCGCGAACGTCTTCCAGAGCGTTGGCGTTACCTGAAACGAATCGTGGCGCTAACCCAAGAGGATCGTTTATAAGTAGCTTGTGTTCCGCttggctccccccccccccgctcaaGAATTTAGCCTCGACCCAAAAGTGGGAGGAACCGGTGGCCGAATGAGCCCTGTGTCTGGCACTTCGTGTAGAGCACCCAGACTTTGGCGCGTTACCCGGGTCTGTACGAACAAGCACAACCACCCAGGTGTTTGCGATGTGCGTGATACCGTGTTTAATAGCGCACGCTTAATTCCTTGGGTTCTGGGCCGTTTTGAGCTATGCGAGGAGGATCCAGAGGCCCAGGAAAGCAGGTGGAAAAACTAAaagtaaggggaaaaaaaaaaaaaagtgcggtCGTATTAATAACTCGCCTTTTATCCTTCTGCTTTGAAGTCCCTGACTGTGATGCTttggaaaaggaggaaaaggaacTCGGTTTTCAGTCGCAGAACTTCTTGAACGCACATGACGATTGCGCTAGTCCTCTTTCAGCCCACGGAGGTGCGCTGGCTCTTCTCATCCTCATGTTGCagcttcttcctttttttttcctaaaagcCTCCGACGTAGTTGTCGGGAGCCGATGGAATGGCGCACATCGTGGCACTTTCCCCTCGTCCGTTTTGGGCTTCAAacctttttctgccttttcctACTGATTGGAAAATAGACTGGAGCTAAACACCATAAACTGCGTGACTATACCACCACACCACAAAATAGCACAATTACAAGCTGAATTTCGTTTTACCAATTGGTTGCAGAATAATTCTGCATATTATGACCAAACTTTTTTGTCCTGCCGTTTTTTTGTACGGCTAGACAGTTTTTGCAAAAGGTGGTTTTCTGCTTGGTCCTTTTCACCTTCACTGTTTTTCTCcccatttgatttatttatcccccccccccgttcagaCTTTGTGGGTTTCTTCTATTGAGCAGTATATTGTTAAGAATACAGTAATGGCATTGCAGGAGACTGAGTTCAGAAACCACTCTCACATGAAGAAATATTTCTCTTGTATTTATTGAATAGTCAGGCCATTGCTGcaatgcactgattttttttttttttttaaaagataagtTCTTTGAGTGAGATGGTGGAAATTATGTGCTGCTTGAAGTTGAGATGTATTGATGTATTGGCAGCAAGTCTCCTCAGCCAAGTGCTGCTTCTGTTGTCTGCAGTGATTCGAGCGTGTGTGGCAGCGTGACGTTTGGATCGGTCCTTGCAGGACGCCCGCAGTGGATAGTGCTGTGGGTCACTGAGCCTTCTGCAGTGGGAAGTGAATTATTTCTGCTTGGATGTATTTCCAGTTGGTTACCGTAATTCACTCACTGGTACGAGGTCACTCATCAGTGCAGCTGGCATCTGTAAGCTGTCCGGGTTGGTAGAGGAAGGCATTGCGGTACATTTGACACCGTTGAGTAGCGATGCGTGTTGTACCAGGAGTGAGAGGAaagttaagtgtgtgtgtgtgtgtgtgtgtgtgtgtgcgcgcatgcctCTTTGATATaggaagtaaatgtaaagaaagccTTGACAGCTCCTCCTGCAGGCTGTGAGGGCCTGTAAGGGAAGAGGGCTCTCAAACCTGTTTTGTCTCTTGCAGGAGAGTCAGAAAGCCGTGGAAGCGGCGGAGGCGTCGTGTCGAGAGGTCCTGCACAGACTGCTCCCCAGTGTGCCTCTGCCATCCAGTCAGGTGTGCAGTCTTACTATGGTCTTTTACATTGGAACAGTCCAGTGCCAGTAGAAACTCAGGAAGAGGCAATCGGATGCATAATCGAATGTTCTCTCTCTCTAACTCTcacgtgtgcgcgcacacacacacacacacacacacacacacacacacaacacacacacagagctccatTCCAGGCTGACACAGCAGAGGGAGCCAATGTTATTGTGGTTGGAGGCACAAATGCGTGAAATGCATAGAGACTGAACGCATCAGAGTCAAATGTGCCCAGGAGATCCTCTTAAAGCATGAACACATCAAAGCAGAACATCGCTCAGTCATGGAGCCCATTTGCATCGGCTGTGTGTGCCTGAATCTGACAGTCACGTGAAAATGCTTCCATCTCCCGGTGTCTTATCGCACGGGAGCCTCAGATCTGTGTAACGCTCATTTCCATTGCgtctctcttcccccccctaCCGCCACAGAACCACCAAGAGTGGCTGCAGAGATTTGAAACCGCAGCCAAGCAAGTCTTTTGGTAGAGCCAGTTCCAGCTATTGAGTCAGGAGACACCAAGGTGACTATGACTGACATCCTCCTTTCCATACGCTATTCCCGTGGATGCTAAGCTTCTCCAATcatgctgcacttttttttttcccccagtgctATTTAAGAACCCATGTTCTTAATTGAACGTTTAAAATGCTAAATCCTCAGTATACAGCAGAAGAAATATGCAGTCTTTATAATTTAGTCTCTTTGCtgtcaaaaatacaattttccaTTTCCGTGTTAATTATGTCGCAGATGGGGTGAAAAAAAAGCCATGGGCTGTGCTTCCGCTTTAGAAGTTAGACTGCAGAAATGGGTTCAGATACTTACATAAGCAAGCTGGGAGTGATTCCTGGTTAAAGTGTAAAAGCCTTTGTTGATGTGGACAGTGATGACGTTGAGTGGTGCCGCAACTGTTGACGTGTCGCGGTGTGTTTTCATAGTTTGTTTTCATGCGAGTTGTGAACTGAGTAGGTcaaattttttgtatttacgTGTGCAAGTCTTTCTCCTGGCCGCAGTGCGGTGTTATctaatttcaacatttttaaaatcattgaaAGGTTTTTAGCTTTAGCTTgtgatccagtttttttttctgcagtgcatGTGAGGTTTCCCCCCTCCCTTTGTAGATGTTGGAAGAGAAGCTGAAGGAATCAGAGGAGGCCCAGAAGGTGCTACAGAAGGACTGCGAGACTTACAAAAAAGTGTTGGCAGAGACGGTGAGGCATGCAGCCCTGTGTGTGCGGTTGTTGGGGTGCCCCAAAGGACAGTTCCGGGTGCTTAGTGACATTCTGCCCTTCTCTTCGTAGGAAGGCATCCTGCAGCGGCTCCAGAACAGTGTGGAGCAAGAAGAGTCTCGCTGGAGGGTTAGATTGGAGGTGTCACAGGGCGAACTGAATGAGGTGAGACCAAACATACTGTGGCCAGTTACGAGACAGAGGTGGATGCATGGGTGAGGACTAGAAAGCAAACATAATGGAGCCGTACCCACTTGGAAGTAGAATTCAAGCTTGCCCAAAATGcaatgataaacaaaaaaaaaaaaaacaaggtgaacATAGAGCACCAAGTCAAGGAGCTTTTAGTTCTCTATTAGCCCTCTAGAATGTCCGTCTGTCTTCAGACCGGCTGCCTTCCATTCACTtccagcagctggtcttcattaagTTGGAGAATTTTCAGAGAACAGATCCTTGGGTGCCATAGATCCACATTTAAACTTCTTATAGTAATATGACAACTTGGTAACAGGTCATCCTGTGGGTACTTTTTCGATCCAGATGAATCTGAAAGTGGTGACGCTGGAGAGTGAGGTGGATAGGCTCAACTCGGAGGTTGGAGACCTGGAGAACGTGAGTCGCCCTGCCTCCGCGTCCTGCGTTTGTAACACATCCGAGGTTCTACAGTCTGCACCTCTTCTTCAGAGTCAGTTTTGTCAGTCCTCTGCTTTTTGATTCACATTACAGCTAAGGCATGACAAGCAGCACCTGGAATCGGAACTGGAGCGGGCTGAGCGTGAGAGCGCCACCTATGTGACGGAGGTCAGGGAGGTGAGTGCAGGCTTTTCATAATGTGACACTGATGTACACACTTACACGTGCAGTGTAAACGTGATCGCTGGTAACAACATTCCCTGTGGGCAAAAGTGTGACGTGTGTTTTGGCCTTGTGTGTACGTCTATGTGTACCTCCTTAccaggagattttttttttagctcccATACaaggacatttttcttttttcatgacAGACATCTTTAGggattgcaatttttttccatcctAGCTGGTGCAGTTTTTGGAATGAGGACAGGCACATTGACAATATCCACGATGCATTACGCTCAACATACAGCACTTACAgccagtttattttgtttacatgACTATTGTTTACTTTTCCACCGGAAGTTCTGGCTTTCCCGGAGACTTCAAAGTGTGTAGGGGCATTTCAgcatcaaacacacactttgcctCACCGCTCAAAGTCACTGGCTCGACTCCCAGCCTTCTACCGACACCCAGAAAGGCCCAAATTCTCTCAACTCGCCTGTAATCCTGTTAGGCAGCGTTGCAAGCGGACAGGTGCCGTTGAGGGCCTCCTGTTTGCAGGACACTGGGTGGTTGGCCAGGTGCTCTCCTCCTCTCGCTGCGGCTTACTCCTCCTATACAGCTTTGTTTCTCCCAGCCGGTGCGCCCGCCTAAAACGGTTTCAAACTTCATTTCAGCTCAAAGATCTGTTGACTGAATTGCAGAGCAAACTTGATGGCTCATATACTGAAGCAATCAGACAGAATGAGGAGCTGACTTTGGTAAGCCCTGCTGACTCCTCCTTGCAGAGAGACTGCCGAGGTCTTCTTTATTGGTTCTCCTCGTCCATAACCTCAGAGTGGCTCACACCTCCACAGAAAAGCAACAAAGCCAACAGCTGAGCTCTCATTTTGTAAAGGGAGCGTTTCTGTCACGCATTCACTCAAGGAGTGTTTCGATAAGAGGTTATGGATGGTGGAGTCCCCTCGTCTCCTGACACGGGTGCGGAAATCCACTAATTTTCACCTTCCCTTTCAAGCACCTTGACGTGCCCTCACGGCTACTAACTTGCTGTAGGGAGAAACAAACACGTCGTGGTGTCACCCTGGCTGGCTGCTGTTTGCATGACAACGCTTCTGCGCTTCGTATGCAGTTGCACACACGGTTCCATGTGCTTCACAACCCTAAGAACATTCACTCTAAGGCCTTTGCGTTCAGCTCTTTCTCACTTAAGTTTGTCTTGTGGATGTTGtctgagtttgtgtgtttttaaaactctgtcagtatattttttatgaaatggcttttgcttttttcagctGTCGGCAGAGTTGCATGTATGTGACATTGCTCATTGGCTTTAGATGCTGATATTAATGGGATACATGCATCTCTCACACCGGTTAAGTATTTAACaccaataaaagaaaaataaacggACAAGGCAGCGATGATCCTTTTGAGATGGTGTGCGATCGGTACAGATGGTAATGGCTGATGAGCTCGCGACTGAAGCGTCGGCAGCACTTAAGCTGTATGAGAGGCTCTAGGTCCTGAAGGCTTTGGCTCTTGCCTTCCAGCTCAAGAGCCAGTTGACAGAGACTCTGTTTAAGCTGGAGACCGAGGAGAAGGAGCGACAGAAGGTGGCCGGAGATCTCTATAAGGTAAGGCAGTGCACTCTTGGCGCCCTCTCCTTGAAACATGTGGTGTGGGGCTAATTCCTCCATGATGAATGTCCCCTTCTCTCTCAGGCTCAGCAGTCGCTCGATCTCATTCAGGCAGAGATCCTGAAGGAGGTGGGGCAAGCTGACCTGATCGAGAACAGCACCATTGCAACACAGAGGGTAAGTgttggcgtgtgtgtgttggactgCGAACGTACGAGTTACCACACACAGCACGTGTAGCGCAGCGTATGAAGGACGAATCCAGCAGGCACACATTGAGCGATTTCCCCCGTTTAAAGCACCCTGACAAGTTGAAACTAGATCCATTCGCTGGGTTAGTCGCGATCGAGGTTTTTGCGTGTTTTGCACGTTTGTCGCGATCACAAAACGAATCCATGTGTCCGCTTCTGCAGCCTTTTCCTCGTTCATCTCTTGTTATGGACAGTTTTTGGCTGATAAAAACATTACTGGATGCCTGCGCCCACCATGCTTGCCTGATGTGGCTCGCGCTGATTTCTGGCCCTTGCCCAACATACcccaaaatttaaataatgatgAAAGGAA encodes the following:
- the LOC114912320 gene encoding kinectin-like; translated protein: MLEEKLKESEEAQKVLQKDCETYKKVLAETEGILQRLQNSVEQEESRWRVRLEVSQGELNEMNLKVVTLESEVDRLNSEVGDLENLRHDKQHLESELERAERESATYVTEVRELKDLLTELQSKLDGSYTEAIRQNEELTLLKSQLTETLFKLETEEKERQKVAGDLYKAQQSLDLIQAEILKEVGQADLIENSTIATQREEMDRREKTTAGLDETVRELQQLLQAVNRQLTKGREADGDKYTADV